Below is a genomic region from Kribbella qitaiheensis.
GGTCGACCGCCGAGCCGCCGGCCGGGACCATAAGTCCCGAACCACCGATCCCACTCCAGCCTGACCTCACCCTGCTCGGCAGTCTGTCTACCAGTCCCGCCAGACCCGGCCAGCCGGCGTGCCGAGCGGGAGTACGGCTGTCCGAAGGGGATCAGCTGGCTCGGGCGAGTAGCCAGCCGGCCAGCGGGATGGCGGCGGGCCATACCCGCACAGGCCGACGAAGTCAGTTCTCCGGGGTCAGCAGGGACCAGTCGGTGGTGATCGGTAGGAGTGCGCCCTGCAGCCAGTGGGGGAGTTGGTCGTGGTGGTGGGGGTTACCGAGGATTCCGGAGGAGCCTAGGGGGACCGACCAGGCGCTGTTGGTGCGGTCGGCCAGGTCCCAGGCGTAGCGGGCGGCTGAGGAGCGGATGCACTGGTCGGTGAGTCCGGGGATGGGCGACGTCGACATCACGCAGTGGTGGTCACCGGACAGTGCGAGGTCGATCGGCTCCTCCGTCGGGGTGAAGAGCGGGCCGCGCAGGGCGTGCAGAGGAGTGAGTTGGTGGGTTTCGCCCCACGCCTTCCGGGGCTTGCTGTGGGCAACTTCTTCAAGGGCTTCCCGGGCGAGCCAGCGGATGTTGACGTCCGGGAGCAGATGGGTGGTGACCAGGCTCTCCAGCGCGGCGGCGACATGGGTGAGCGTGTCCATCCAAGGCTCGAAGAACTCGGGGCAATCGAGGTCGTTCTCGAGTACGGCCAGCGAGGGATGGTCGGCGAGGCGATGAATGAGCGCCTTGCGATAGGCCGCGTACGTTGAGGCGGTGGTGCTGTCGGCGTCCATCCGCTGGTCCCACGCCGTAAGCTCCGCACGCATTGAAGTTGCCTTTGGTGACAGATCTTCCAAGCCTGCAAGGAGATCCAGCAGCAGCGGAGCCGAGAGGAGCTTGGTGTCGCGGTGGATCAGCGGCATCTCGGCCGCGGTCCAGTCGGAGCGCGAGCTGACGAGCTGCCGGATCCGGTTGGATCGGTGCGGCGCGGCGAATTCCGTGCCCAGGGGCTCGGCCACCTCGCGAGCGTTCGCCATCACGGCGAACCCGTCAATGGTTGCCCGCGGCATCGGGTCGTGCCGGCCTTGCCATTCGTATTTCGGCTCCCAGGCCGGTACGACGCGGAGCTGGTTCTCCGGATCGCGCTTCGGCACCAGGCCGGCGGTCCGATGCAGCAGCCCACCCCCGGTGTCGGCCGCGAGAAGGACGTTGACCGGCTCCACCCAATCGCCGACCGCGGCGTCGATGTCGCCAACGGTGGTTGCTGCCAGCAACTTCGGAAGTACTTCGAAGCCCAGTCGCCCGGTGACCCGCGGCGGGTACCGCAGGCTGATCGCGTGCTCGCCCGGACCGCCGATGATGACCGGACCACGGTCGGTCTCGATCACCTCGACCTCGACCGATGCGGCCCCGGCGACCTCGATCACCTCGGTCTGTACGGAGGTCGCCCGCCATCCGTCCGGACCGAGTGCCTCGACGCCATCCTCGGTGCGCCGGAGCTGTTCGGCGTACAGGTCCTGGTAGTCGGCCATCGCGTTGGTGATCGCCCAGGCCACCTTGCCGGCGTGGCCGAAGTGCGCGATCCCGGGAATCCCCGCCACGGCCAGCCCAACCACGTCGTACTGCGGGCAGGCGAGCCGCACCTGCTGATAGATTCCCGGGCTCTCGATGTATCGATGCGGGTCGCCCGCGATCACCGGTGCACCGGTCGCGGTGTTGTCTCCAGCGATGAGCCAGCCGTTGCTCCCCGCGGTACTGGGGCCTTCGGTGTCGAACAGGTCGACGGCTGCGTCGCCGAGGTGGTGGACGACATGCTCGCGCCAAAGCTTGCTCGGGAATCCGGCGAACAGGACGTGGATCGCCAGCCAGTTGCCGAGCGGCGCCCACGGCTCCCACTCCTGCACGGTCAGCCCTGTCTTGGCGAACTCCGGGGCGCCCCCCGCGCCTGCCGGCATGCCTTCGTTGACGCCTGCAACGTACGCCGTGAGCCAGGCGCGCGTCTCGTCGTCGAGGTTGCGGTAGCAGCGCTCAGCGGTATCGGCAAGGCGCGCCTGACGGGCAAAGGAGTCCCAGCCGATCGCCTCGGTGCCTAGGAACGCCGCGCTGGTCCCGAGGAACCGCCGCCGATGCAACTCGATCTGCCACGCGCGATCGGTGGCCGCGTTCCGGCCTTGCAGGTGAGCCAGCTCCAGTGGATCGGCTGCTCTCAGGTGCGGCACGCCCCACGCATCCCGGAAGGTCTCGGCGCTCACTCAACATCCTCCGCTGGTCGGGGCCACCAACCTACCGTCGCGCTCCGGGCCCGGCACGGGGTTTACACCCTCGGGGACATGTGACGATGAGTCGTGAGCCAACAGATCCGAACCATCGACGTGACCGATGCCGAGACCGCGAAACAGCTGCTGACCGTCCAGCACCGCGCCTACGCGGTCGAGGCCGAACTGATCGGCTTCGACGGCATCCCGCCGCTCCACGAGGATCTCGCCGGCCTGATGGCGTCCACCGAACACTGGCTCGGCCGGTACGACGGCACCTCGCTGGTCGGCGCCGTCGCCTACGAGTTCCCCGACCCAGACACCGTCCTGATCAGCCGGCTCATCGTCGACCCGGCTCACGCCCGCCAGGGCCACGGCCGAGCCCTACTCGACCGCCTGGACGCCCTGGAACCCCGCCCAACCAGCCTGGTCTCCACAGGCACCAAGAACACCCCAGCGACTCAGCTCTACCTCTCCCGCGGCTACCAGGAAACCGAACGAATCACAGTCGCCCCCGGCGTACAGGTCACTCACTTCCGAAGGCTTCTAGAGCTCTGATCTTGTTCGTCACATCGGGCGTCGCGACCCTTGTAGGCCCCTTCAGAGTCCTCGCGGCTGCTGGCAAGCAACCCCGGGAGAATCCTCGGCGAAGCTCAGCTGCTACTGCGGGTGCGGAGCTGCTCGAAGCCGTAATACGCGGCCAGCAGGAACTGGACGAGCAAGGTCAGCGGCGCCGAGATGAAGGACAGGCCGATGCACGCGGCGTAGAACGCGGTGCCGATCGAATACCGCAGTACGGACTTGCGCTCCTCGGCCTTGGTCAGCTCGTGGTCGACCAGGTGCTTGCGGAGGACGTGCCACCAGATCGCGCTGAAGGCGATCGCCGCCAGGGTGAGGTTGGCGCTGTAGACGGCCGCCGCGACGTTCGCGTCGATCGAGTGCTCTCGCAGCTTCTCGGCGACCAGGTTGGTCGGGAACGGCAGCAGCGCGGTCCAGAGCAGCAGGAGGAGGTTCAGGAACATCAGCCCGCGGTCGGCCCGCTTGATCTGCTGGAACATCGAGTGGTGGTTGACCCACATGATGCCGAGGATCGCGAAGCTGGTCAGGTACGCACCGAACTGCGGCCACTCCTCGCGCAGGGCATGCCAGAGCTCGCCGTCGGGTGCTTCGGGAACGTGCAGTTCCAGCACCAGCAGGGTGATCGCGATCGCGAAGACGCCGTCACTGAACGCTTCGATCCGGTTGGTCTCCGCGAGGGCGGAATCGTTGGCCACGGCAGAGTTCTACACCGTCGGGGAGGTCCCGGCGACTGGTTTCGCCGCCGGCCGAACCGAGTACCGCGGCTGGGTCAGTGCGCCGGGTCTTCGTGCGCGGGGTCGTCCACCGGCTGCGCTGCCTCATCCGCCGGCCGGGCCGGCCGCCGCGGTGGGTTCGGCACCGGGCCCGCCGAGATCGCGCCGGGATGGTCGATTCCGTCGAGGCCGCCGTCGGTCAGGTCGATCCCTTCCTCGGCCAGCGTCTCGTCGATCTCGACCTCGTGCGCCTTGTGTCCGGGGTGCGGCAGTTCTGGCCTGTCGAAGCTCATGGTCATCCTCCTCGGTGGGCCCGGGGGACCCCAGGACACGCAAGCCTCAAGCTAGCCGCGTCCTGGTCGCCGCAACAGTCCCCTCGGGTCTCAGTAGGACTGAATTTCGACGAGAGTGCCGTCGGGGGCCCGGAGGTGGGCGGTGCGGAGAGTGGGGCCCCACTGGGGGCGGTCCTGGGCGGGCGCCAACACGCTTGCGCCGAACCTTTCGAAGACGGTGACCGCCGCGTCCACCGAGTCGACCTTGAAGACGAGCATCGCGCCGTCCTGGGACTCGGCCGCCACGTGGAGCGCGGTGGTGCCGATCGTTTCGGCCATCACCGCCTGGCCGTAGAGGACCAGCCCGGTCTGGCCGTCGATATCCCAGTTCGCGTACGCCGCCTCGGGGATCACCTTGACCGGCTGGATGTCGAACAGCTCGGCCAGTACGCCGCGGTAGAAGTCCACGGCGGCAGGGAAATCGCGAACCAGGAGGCGGGGGTACAGCGCGTCCATCGTCAGCTCCAGATTAGTGGGGATCTTCCAACCATTGGTGAGAGCCTACAATAGCGCGATGGAGACGCTGCTCGGGATGACCACGTTCGTGCTGCACAAGGTGGGAGTGGCCGGTCGTCGCGCGACCGCCGAGCGGCTGGCGATCAAGCCGGGGATCAGCCTCTGGCAACTGGCCGCATTGGCCGAGCTCGGCGACCAGGGTCCCGCGGCGCAGAACGAGTTGGCGGCCGGGCTGGCGGTCGATCCGAGTGACATGGTGCGCCTGATGGACGGCCTCCTGGCGGACGGCCTCGTCTCGCGCGACCGGGATCCGGCCGACCGCCGCCGGTACCGGATCTCGCTCACCCCGAGGGGGAAGAAGGCGCTGGCGACCGCGCGAACCGTAGTACGGGAGGTTGAAAAGGCAACTCTGCACCCGCTCACGGCGACCGAGCGGGCGACGTTGCACCGCCTGGTAACAAAGATCCACCAAGACTCCGCCAAACAGTAACGAAGAGCCGGAACGGGGCGCGGGGCCTGTTGGCTCTTCCGTTGAACCGGTTGTCGGTTGTAGACGTACTGCCCTATACGACGCCACCGAGGGGGTTGCGTCACAGAGGGGCGGAACCTGCGATGGACGCGAAGAGTGGCAGCACGGGTACTGCGGTCGTCGACGACGGTGCAGGAGCAGCGCGGGGGGCGCTGCTGCTGTTGGTGTTCGCGGTGGCAGGAGCGCTGGTCGCCTTGTCACTGGGGGTTTACGGGAAGGTGCATGAGCCGACCGGACGGCCGTTGGCGCTGCTGGTCGGGTTCACTTCACTGACACCCATGAAGGCGTGGCTGGCGACAGCGGCCGTAGTACTGGTGATCTTCCAGGTGGTGTCGGCCTTGTGGATGTACGGCCGGTTGCCGGTCAAGCGGCAGGCACCGGGATATCTGTCGCAGCTCCACCGGTGGAGTGGCTCCATCGCCTTCGTCGCGACCTTGCCGGTCGCCTACCACTGCTTGTGGAGCCTCGGCTACAGCACTTTCGATACCCGGACCGCACTGCATTCGCTGTTCGGCTGTGCCTTCTATGGCGCCTTCACGACCAAGATGCTCGCGCTGCGCGCCAACAAGATGCCCAACTGGGCGCTTCCGGTCTCCGGCGGTCTGTTGTTCTCCCTGCTGGTCGGAGCCTGGGCCACGGCCGCGCTCTGGTACTTCACCCAATCCGGCGTCCCGCTGCACTGAGCGCTGCCGTTTCCCGAACAGGAGCTGGAAAATGAGCAAGTCTGAGAAAGCAGTCGAGCGGCGGACGGTACTGCTCGCCGGTGGTGCCGCGGCGACCGTAGTACTGGGTGGCTGTGTCGTGCAGCGGGCGCCCGTCGCGACTCCGGCCCCGCAGGCGTCGAGCGCGCCGGCGACACAACCCGCGCCAACCGCGCCGGGAACGCAGCCCGCGACCTCCGCACCCGAGCAGCCATCGCAGCCGGCGCCGAACGCGTTGGCGCAGGTAGCGGACATCCCGGCCGGTGGTGGGGTGATCCTGAAGGACAAGAACGTGGTGCTGACCAAGGACCAGAGCGGCAAGGTGTCCGCGTTCTCGGCGATCTGCACGCACCAGGGCTGCTCCGTCACCGCTGTCGAAGGCGGCACGATCAACTGCCCGTGCCACGGCAGCAAGTTCAACGCCACCAGTGGCGAGCCGGTCGCCGGACCGGCTCGGAAGGCGTTGCCGGCGATCGCCTTTCAGCAGCGCGACGGCGCCATCTTCCAGGCTTAGGGGCGGCTCATGTTCAAGAATCTGCCCACGATGCTCTGGGTGATCGGAGCGACCGTCGCGGTCGCGGCCTTCAGCCCGGCGGTCGGCAACGTCGCCACCAGCGCCCCGGCCGCAGTACTGCCGCCGGCTACGCAACCTCCCGCAACTCAACCACCCACTGTCCAACCATCCACCGTCCAGCCGTCCGCAACCGAGCCGTCCGGGACGCCGTCCGCGAGCCAATCGGCCACGCCTTCCACACCGCCGAGCGCTGATGCACCGGTAGTGATCAAAGCCGGTACTACGAAGTTGGGGCCGACCGCGGTCAACGCTGACGGGCTCACGGTCTACCTGTCGGTCCTGGACAGCACCGACCCGCCACGGTCGGTCTGTGTGAGCCAGACCTGCCTGACCGCGTGGAAGCCTGTGTACGTAGGGAAGGGCGGAGTCGTCGCCGGCGCCGGCGTGGAACAGGCCAGGCTCGGCAAGGTGGTCCGCCCGGACGGTGACGTGCAAGCCACGCTCGGCGGCTGGCCGCTCTACTTGTTCATCAAGGACAAGGTTCCCGGCGATGTCCTGGGCGAGGGCGTCAAGGGAACCTGGCACGCCCTCGATCCAGCCGGCAAGCGCGCTGTGAAGTAGGCCTCGTAGAGTCGTAGCCGTGTCCAGAGGCAGGAGTGGAAGATGAGCTCGGTTGGCGACTTCGCAGGATTGTGGGAGCCGCGGCCCGGGTGGCTGAACACGGCGTCGTACGGGCTGCCGCCGCGGCCGGCCTGGGAGGCGTTGCAGGCGGCGCTCGGCGACTGGCAGGTCGGTGCGACGAGTTGGGAGCCGTGGGACGAGTCGACGACCCGCGCTCGCGAGTCGTTCGCCCGGCTGGTCGGGGCGGATGCGGCGGACGTCTTCGTCGGTAGCACGGTGTCGGCGGCGCTCGCGCCGATCGCGGACTCGTTGCCGGACGGATCGACGGTGCTGGTGGATGACATCGAGTTCACCTCGAACGTGTTTCCGTGGAAGGTGCACGAGGACCGCGGCATTCACGTCGTCTCGGCCGGTACGGACAAGCTGCTCGACGCGATTCGGCCCGGTATCGACCTGGTCGCGGTCAGCGCGGTCCAGTCGGCCACCGGTACCGTGCTCGACCTTGCCAAGGTTGTTGCTGCCAGCAAGGAAGTTGGCGCGCTGCTGGTCGTGGACGCGAGCCAGGCGGTGGGTTGGCTGCCGCTCGATGTCGCCGGGGTCGACGCGTTGGTCGCGCATGCGTACAAGTGGATGATGTCGCCGCGAGGGGCGACGCTTGGGTACCTGTCACCGCGGCTGCAGGAGCGATGCCGTCCGATGGCCGCCGGCTGGTACGCCGGTGAGGATGTGCACAGCTCGTACTACGGGACGCGGATGCGGCTGGCCAAGGGGGCGCGGAGGTTCGACCAGTCGCCGGCGTGGTTCTGCTTCGTCGGGGCGGCGCCGGCGCTCGAACTCATCGAGCAGATCGGGGTCGAGGAGATCTACCGGCACAACCTTGGGCTGGCGAACGAGTTCCGGGCGGGGCTCGGGTTGCCGCCTGGTGATTCGGCGATTGTCAGCGCTGAGCTGCCGGGGGCCGAGGAAGCGTTCGCGGCGGCGGGGATTCGGGCAGCGGTTCGTGGCGGGCGGCTGCGAGCGTCGTTCCACGTCTACTCGACCGAGGCCGATGTCCAGCTGGCGCTCAAGGCGCTGGAGGGGTTAATTACCTAGAGCCGGGTCTAGGAGTCGGGCTACCTTGGGCCGTATGACTGCGGATTTGAGTATCGGACAGGTCGCCGAGCGGACCGGGCTGAGCGTGCACGCGCTGCGGTTCTACGAGCGGGAGGGCATTCTCGCGGAACCGGTACGCCGGGAGGCGAACGGGCGGCGGGTGTACAGCGAGGACGACGTGGACTGGCTGGACATGTGCGTCAAGTTCCGCTCGTCGGGGATGCCGCTGGAGACGATCCGGCGATACACCGAACTGATCCGCCAGGGCTCAGGGAACGAGCAGGAGCGCCTCGAGCTGCTCCGCAGTCACCAGCAGCACGTCGCCGAGCAGATCGAGGAACTCACCGAGTGCCTGCGGGTGATCACCTACAAGGTCGACATCTACACCGACCACCTCAACCAGGGCACCGCAGACACCCTCTGGGTAGGCCCCTCGACCAACCCCAACAACTGCGAAGAAACAGCCTGACCCAGGCAGGCAGGAGGCTCAGGGAAGGCGTGCACAGTTCAGGACTTGCGGAGACCAAGAACAGCCTGTCGGGGGGCTGGGACATGAAATAGCTTGTCCGAGGACCTGGCATCTTGTCCGAGGTCACGCCACCAGCCCGGTCGGGATCAACGGACCCCCCGGAGCAACGCAGGTCACCTATATCTAAAAGGTCATTCGGCCGGGGTCGAGAGGCTTGACAGCTCTGGTGCGACGGTCGGTCCGTAGATGGCGTTCGGCTGCTTCTCGCAGTACGCCCAGTAGCGGTCGCCGAAGGACCAGTGCCACCACTCGGTCGGGTAGTTCACCAGCCCGGCGGAGGTCAGCACGTCGGCGAGCAGGGACCGGTTGGTGCGGGCCTCGCGGCTGATGTTGGTGGCGTCGAAGAAGCAGGCGCCGTCGCTCTGCTCGGGTGTCGCGTCGATCGGCGTACCGAGGTCGAACGGCCCGTTCTCACCGACCAGCGTCAGATCCACCGCGGCGCCGGCCACGTGCGGCGCGACCTCGACCGGCGAGACGAACCGGCTGGCCAGGACGTGCGCCTCCCGGTCGGAGATGCCCGGGTTCAGCTTCTCGAGCTCGGCGCGGTAGCCGTCGTAGATCTCCTGCTGGCTCTCGATCGGCCGGAGACCTTCGACGATGTGCAGCCGGACTCCCGTCGGCAGGAAGGTCTGCGCCACCGCGAGCCGGTCCGCGAGGCCCTCCCGGACGTACTGGCGTCCCTCGGCGGAGAAGCCGCGCGACTCCAGCTCGACCAGTGGCTCGCCGCTCTCGATCGCCGGGATCCGGGTGATGCGCTCGTCGCTCAGCAGGACGTGGGCCGTCACGCGGTCGCCCCTTCATTCTTGGCGATCGCGGTCTGGATCAGGGTGTCGACCACATCGGCGTACGACAGGCCGGCCGCCGCCCACATCCGCGGGAACTGCGAGGCCGGGGTGAAACCGGGGAACGTGTTGATCTCGTTGACCAGCGGCGGGCCGTCGGCCGGGACGAAGAAGTCCAGCCGGGCCAGTCCGGCGCAACCGAGAATGCCGAAGACCTCGAGCGCCGTACTGCGCAGCCTGTTCGCCAGCTCGGCGTCCATCGGCGCCGGGACGACGAACTCGGTGGCGGTGCTGTCGTACTTCGCGGTCGCGTTGAAGAACGGCTGGCTCGGATCCGCGTGGATCTCCAGCGCCGGGCCGACCTCGACCCGCCCGTCCGGGAACTCCAGCACCGACAGGTCGATCTCGCGGCCGACGATCTCCTGCTCGACCAGCACATGGGAGTCCAGTGCGGCGGCCGTGGCGAGCGCCTCGGCCAGGGACGGCAGATCCGTCGCCCGGGACGCGCCGATACTCGAACCGCCGCT
It encodes:
- a CDS encoding MerR family transcriptional regulator, translated to MTADLSIGQVAERTGLSVHALRFYEREGILAEPVRREANGRRVYSEDDVDWLDMCVKFRSSGMPLETIRRYTELIRQGSGNEQERLELLRSHQQHVAEQIEELTECLRVITYKVDIYTDHLNQGTADTLWVGPSTNPNNCEETA
- a CDS encoding M15 family metallopeptidase; its protein translation is MTAHVLLSDERITRIPAIESGEPLVELESRGFSAEGRQYVREGLADRLAVAQTFLPTGVRLHIVEGLRPIESQQEIYDGYRAELEKLNPGISDREAHVLASRFVSPVEVAPHVAGAAVDLTLVGENGPFDLGTPIDATPEQSDGACFFDATNISREARTNRSLLADVLTSAGLVNYPTEWWHWSFGDRYWAYCEKQPNAIYGPTVAPELSSLSTPAE
- a CDS encoding DUF6529 family protein, yielding MDAKSGSTGTAVVDDGAGAARGALLLLVFAVAGALVALSLGVYGKVHEPTGRPLALLVGFTSLTPMKAWLATAAVVLVIFQVVSALWMYGRLPVKRQAPGYLSQLHRWSGSIAFVATLPVAYHCLWSLGYSTFDTRTALHSLFGCAFYGAFTTKMLALRANKMPNWALPVSGGLLFSLLVGAWATAALWYFTQSGVPLH
- a CDS encoding Rieske (2Fe-2S) protein; this translates as MSKSEKAVERRTVLLAGGAAATVVLGGCVVQRAPVATPAPQASSAPATQPAPTAPGTQPATSAPEQPSQPAPNALAQVADIPAGGGVILKDKNVVLTKDQSGKVSAFSAICTHQGCSVTAVEGGTINCPCHGSKFNATSGEPVAGPARKALPAIAFQQRDGAIFQA
- a CDS encoding penicillin acylase family protein: MSAETFRDAWGVPHLRAADPLELAHLQGRNAATDRAWQIELHRRRFLGTSAAFLGTEAIGWDSFARQARLADTAERCYRNLDDETRAWLTAYVAGVNEGMPAGAGGAPEFAKTGLTVQEWEPWAPLGNWLAIHVLFAGFPSKLWREHVVHHLGDAAVDLFDTEGPSTAGSNGWLIAGDNTATGAPVIAGDPHRYIESPGIYQQVRLACPQYDVVGLAVAGIPGIAHFGHAGKVAWAITNAMADYQDLYAEQLRRTEDGVEALGPDGWRATSVQTEVIEVAGAASVEVEVIETDRGPVIIGGPGEHAISLRYPPRVTGRLGFEVLPKLLAATTVGDIDAAVGDWVEPVNVLLAADTGGGLLHRTAGLVPKRDPENQLRVVPAWEPKYEWQGRHDPMPRATIDGFAVMANAREVAEPLGTEFAAPHRSNRIRQLVSSRSDWTAAEMPLIHRDTKLLSAPLLLDLLAGLEDLSPKATSMRAELTAWDQRMDADSTTASTYAAYRKALIHRLADHPSLAVLENDLDCPEFFEPWMDTLTHVAAALESLVTTHLLPDVNIRWLAREALEEVAHSKPRKAWGETHQLTPLHALRGPLFTPTEEPIDLALSGDHHCVMSTSPIPGLTDQCIRSSAARYAWDLADRTNSAWSVPLGSSGILGNPHHHDQLPHWLQGALLPITTDWSLLTPEN
- a CDS encoding TMEM175 family protein, whose protein sequence is MANDSALAETNRIEAFSDGVFAIAITLLVLELHVPEAPDGELWHALREEWPQFGAYLTSFAILGIMWVNHHSMFQQIKRADRGLMFLNLLLLLWTALLPFPTNLVAEKLREHSIDANVAAAVYSANLTLAAIAFSAIWWHVLRKHLVDHELTKAEERKSVLRYSIGTAFYAACIGLSFISAPLTLLVQFLLAAYYGFEQLRTRSSS
- a CDS encoding VOC family protein, with protein sequence MDALYPRLLVRDFPAAVDFYRGVLAELFDIQPVKVIPEAAYANWDIDGQTGLVLYGQAVMAETIGTTALHVAAESQDGAMLVFKVDSVDAAVTVFERFGASVLAPAQDRPQWGPTLRTAHLRAPDGTLVEIQSY
- a CDS encoding aminotransferase class V-fold PLP-dependent enzyme is translated as MSSVGDFAGLWEPRPGWLNTASYGLPPRPAWEALQAALGDWQVGATSWEPWDESTTRARESFARLVGADAADVFVGSTVSAALAPIADSLPDGSTVLVDDIEFTSNVFPWKVHEDRGIHVVSAGTDKLLDAIRPGIDLVAVSAVQSATGTVLDLAKVVAASKEVGALLVVDASQAVGWLPLDVAGVDALVAHAYKWMMSPRGATLGYLSPRLQERCRPMAAGWYAGEDVHSSYYGTRMRLAKGARRFDQSPAWFCFVGAAPALELIEQIGVEEIYRHNLGLANEFRAGLGLPPGDSAIVSAELPGAEEAFAAAGIRAAVRGGRLRASFHVYSTEADVQLALKALEGLIT
- a CDS encoding D-alanine--D-alanine ligase family protein; amino-acid sequence: MKVVVISGGASPEHEVSLRSGKGIADAAASKGHTVAPLVIERDGSWAAGLPEAIRVLLDCDVAIPALHGEGGEDGVLQGFLETLKVPYVGSGVTASAVGLDKQLTKSVLEAHGIPVTPGITLRGADLTDAESAIQQLKAAGIGFPVFVKPNSGGSSIGASRATDLPSLAEALATAAALDSHVLVEQEIVGREIDLSVLEFPDGRVEVGPALEIHADPSQPFFNATAKYDSTATEFVVPAPMDAELANRLRSTALEVFGILGCAGLARLDFFVPADGPPLVNEINTFPGFTPASQFPRMWAAAGLSYADVVDTLIQTAIAKNEGATA
- a CDS encoding GNAT family N-acetyltransferase, with the translated sequence MSQQIRTIDVTDAETAKQLLTVQHRAYAVEAELIGFDGIPPLHEDLAGLMASTEHWLGRYDGTSLVGAVAYEFPDPDTVLISRLIVDPAHARQGHGRALLDRLDALEPRPTSLVSTGTKNTPATQLYLSRGYQETERITVAPGVQVTHFRRLLEL
- a CDS encoding MarR family winged helix-turn-helix transcriptional regulator, whose amino-acid sequence is METLLGMTTFVLHKVGVAGRRATAERLAIKPGISLWQLAALAELGDQGPAAQNELAAGLAVDPSDMVRLMDGLLADGLVSRDRDPADRRRYRISLTPRGKKALATARTVVREVEKATLHPLTATERATLHRLVTKIHQDSAKQ